A window of Hevea brasiliensis isolate MT/VB/25A 57/8 chromosome 14, ASM3005281v1, whole genome shotgun sequence contains these coding sequences:
- the LOC110633921 gene encoding reticulon-like protein B16 isoform X1 has product MENSADFVDRMDGNGGETRKDTAASDSCSSSTIASGYRLFGRQASLHQFMGGGKAADVILWKRRHVSFGVIVVATIAWFIFERSGLPFLTICSDVLLVVTVLLFFHTKFAAIRNNRQPQSLPELVLSEEMVNNAAASFRVKINNVLLLAHDITIGKDFRLFFKVVVCLWLLSAVGSYFSFFTLAYAGTILSITIPALYSKYEEHIDKYCGMIHRKLSHHYKIVDESVISRIPHSLSKDKDA; this is encoded by the exons ATGGAGAATTCAGCTGATTTTGTAGATAGAATGGATGGCAATGGGGGAGAGACAAGAAAAGACACAGCAGCTTCCGATAGTTGTTCTTCTTCGACTATAGCATCTGGGTATCGATTATTTGGTCGGCAAGCCTCACTTCATCAATTTATGGGCGGTGGCAAAG CTGCTGATGTGATTTTGTGGAAGCGGCGGCATGTTTCGTTTGGTGTCATTGTTGTTGCAACAATTGCATGGTTTATATTTGAGCGGTCTGGATTACCATTCTTAACTATTTGTTCAGATGTCTTGCTGGTTGTGACTGTATTGTTATTCTTCCATACCAAATTTGCTGCTATCAGAAATAA caGACAACCACAATCATTACCAGAGCTAGTTTTGTCAGAAGAAATGGTTAATAATGCTGCCGCATCTTTTCGTGTTAAAATCAATAATGTTCTTCTTTTGGCTCATGACATCACTATTGGAAAAGATTTTAGACTCTTTTTCAAG GTGGTGGTCTGTCTATGGCTCCTGTCTGCTGTTGGTAGCTACTTCTCTTTCTTCACTCTTGCCTATGCAG GAACCATCTTATCCATTACAATTCCTGCCTTGTATAGCAAATATGAAGAGCACATTGATAAATATTGCGGGATGATTCATAGGAAATTATCACATCACTATAAGATAGTGGATGAGAGTGTTATTAGTAGAATCCCTCACAGTTTATCCAAGGACAAAGATGCATAA
- the LOC110633921 gene encoding reticulon-like protein B16 isoform X4, giving the protein MDGNGGETRKDTAASDSCSSSTIASGYRLFGRQASLHQFMGGGKAADVILWKRRHVSFGVIVVATIAWFIFERSGLPFLTICSDVLLVVTVLLFFHTKFAAIRNKQPQSLPELVLSEEMVNNAAASFRVKINNVLLLAHDITIGKDFRLFFKVVVCLWLLSAVGSYFSFFTLAYAGTILSITIPALYSKYEEHIDKYCGMIHRKLSHHYKIVDESVISRIPHSLSKDKDA; this is encoded by the exons ATGGATGGCAATGGGGGAGAGACAAGAAAAGACACAGCAGCTTCCGATAGTTGTTCTTCTTCGACTATAGCATCTGGGTATCGATTATTTGGTCGGCAAGCCTCACTTCATCAATTTATGGGCGGTGGCAAAG CTGCTGATGTGATTTTGTGGAAGCGGCGGCATGTTTCGTTTGGTGTCATTGTTGTTGCAACAATTGCATGGTTTATATTTGAGCGGTCTGGATTACCATTCTTAACTATTTGTTCAGATGTCTTGCTGGTTGTGACTGTATTGTTATTCTTCCATACCAAATTTGCTGCTATCAGAAATAA ACAACCACAATCATTACCAGAGCTAGTTTTGTCAGAAGAAATGGTTAATAATGCTGCCGCATCTTTTCGTGTTAAAATCAATAATGTTCTTCTTTTGGCTCATGACATCACTATTGGAAAAGATTTTAGACTCTTTTTCAAG GTGGTGGTCTGTCTATGGCTCCTGTCTGCTGTTGGTAGCTACTTCTCTTTCTTCACTCTTGCCTATGCAG GAACCATCTTATCCATTACAATTCCTGCCTTGTATAGCAAATATGAAGAGCACATTGATAAATATTGCGGGATGATTCATAGGAAATTATCACATCACTATAAGATAGTGGATGAGAGTGTTATTAGTAGAATCCCTCACAGTTTATCCAAGGACAAAGATGCATAA
- the LOC110633921 gene encoding reticulon-like protein B16 isoform X2, whose protein sequence is MENSADFVDRMDGNGGETRKDTAASDSCSSSTIASGYRLFGRQASLHQFMGGGKAADVILWKRRHVSFGVIVVATIAWFIFERSGLPFLTICSDVLLVVTVLLFFHTKFAAIRNKQPQSLPELVLSEEMVNNAAASFRVKINNVLLLAHDITIGKDFRLFFKVVVCLWLLSAVGSYFSFFTLAYAGTILSITIPALYSKYEEHIDKYCGMIHRKLSHHYKIVDESVISRIPHSLSKDKDA, encoded by the exons ATGGAGAATTCAGCTGATTTTGTAGATAGAATGGATGGCAATGGGGGAGAGACAAGAAAAGACACAGCAGCTTCCGATAGTTGTTCTTCTTCGACTATAGCATCTGGGTATCGATTATTTGGTCGGCAAGCCTCACTTCATCAATTTATGGGCGGTGGCAAAG CTGCTGATGTGATTTTGTGGAAGCGGCGGCATGTTTCGTTTGGTGTCATTGTTGTTGCAACAATTGCATGGTTTATATTTGAGCGGTCTGGATTACCATTCTTAACTATTTGTTCAGATGTCTTGCTGGTTGTGACTGTATTGTTATTCTTCCATACCAAATTTGCTGCTATCAGAAATAA ACAACCACAATCATTACCAGAGCTAGTTTTGTCAGAAGAAATGGTTAATAATGCTGCCGCATCTTTTCGTGTTAAAATCAATAATGTTCTTCTTTTGGCTCATGACATCACTATTGGAAAAGATTTTAGACTCTTTTTCAAG GTGGTGGTCTGTCTATGGCTCCTGTCTGCTGTTGGTAGCTACTTCTCTTTCTTCACTCTTGCCTATGCAG GAACCATCTTATCCATTACAATTCCTGCCTTGTATAGCAAATATGAAGAGCACATTGATAAATATTGCGGGATGATTCATAGGAAATTATCACATCACTATAAGATAGTGGATGAGAGTGTTATTAGTAGAATCCCTCACAGTTTATCCAAGGACAAAGATGCATAA
- the LOC110633921 gene encoding reticulon-like protein B16 isoform X3, producing the protein MDGNGGETRKDTAASDSCSSSTIASGYRLFGRQASLHQFMGGGKAADVILWKRRHVSFGVIVVATIAWFIFERSGLPFLTICSDVLLVVTVLLFFHTKFAAIRNNRQPQSLPELVLSEEMVNNAAASFRVKINNVLLLAHDITIGKDFRLFFKVVVCLWLLSAVGSYFSFFTLAYAGTILSITIPALYSKYEEHIDKYCGMIHRKLSHHYKIVDESVISRIPHSLSKDKDA; encoded by the exons ATGGATGGCAATGGGGGAGAGACAAGAAAAGACACAGCAGCTTCCGATAGTTGTTCTTCTTCGACTATAGCATCTGGGTATCGATTATTTGGTCGGCAAGCCTCACTTCATCAATTTATGGGCGGTGGCAAAG CTGCTGATGTGATTTTGTGGAAGCGGCGGCATGTTTCGTTTGGTGTCATTGTTGTTGCAACAATTGCATGGTTTATATTTGAGCGGTCTGGATTACCATTCTTAACTATTTGTTCAGATGTCTTGCTGGTTGTGACTGTATTGTTATTCTTCCATACCAAATTTGCTGCTATCAGAAATAA caGACAACCACAATCATTACCAGAGCTAGTTTTGTCAGAAGAAATGGTTAATAATGCTGCCGCATCTTTTCGTGTTAAAATCAATAATGTTCTTCTTTTGGCTCATGACATCACTATTGGAAAAGATTTTAGACTCTTTTTCAAG GTGGTGGTCTGTCTATGGCTCCTGTCTGCTGTTGGTAGCTACTTCTCTTTCTTCACTCTTGCCTATGCAG GAACCATCTTATCCATTACAATTCCTGCCTTGTATAGCAAATATGAAGAGCACATTGATAAATATTGCGGGATGATTCATAGGAAATTATCACATCACTATAAGATAGTGGATGAGAGTGTTATTAGTAGAATCCCTCACAGTTTATCCAAGGACAAAGATGCATAA